The following are encoded in a window of Arthrobacter sp. OAP107 genomic DNA:
- a CDS encoding AAA family ATPase — MPVWSKASSRASAEKKAVVSVGQVDSEGSEELRKWLSGLKPVTGADTMLRFTKTPEGSIDLTHAHPSGLAQLMAGRRTRLSTLIRDQQQYVVAARACRNLRSKIFELANDRGIEAGYFSAGTVVWTSAVGGKPQRVSAPVMLTAMSLTIRPGEDDYELQLTEQARINPALIRHLKTIHGIVFDVNAVTRMAYSTARFDPLPVLDRISTLVKPIHGAEVEHNLLVSTFADLSGNLDDPWINGQNTLVASLAKAAAGEVVDVPALEPGRFPSVDERDPAEELLLLDADTDQQYVIDAVRAGDSLVVSSPPGTGQTQTAINTIGALVDEGKTVLVVGDRRASLNEVAGRLENLGLDSILFQLSGNAAPQQLKGQLVRAIVRNEKAQEPQLGSLHKTLTEHRHALVDHVASLHNVRQRWGCSPYQAMQSLAELTSIQPAPATTVRLKRSVLDSIRDREELAGRLKRAAELGAFSRASTTSPWHGARLVTRKETEEAQELARAVANKLPLLQDRMKDVASHAEIRLGTTFAEWGSQLKLLVAVRESLDKFTPDIFDRPVTDLISATASSSWRRERGIDMASMQRSRLRRVAKEYVRPGVHIADLHSSLVLVQEQRAQWAGYATTQRHPAVPSGLAEISIMHRGLTREMKMLGEALRHTAAGGSLENVPYPELMERLERLVADTQTLQTLPERTLLIENMREHGLGELLADLSEREVGAGSVAAELDLAWWQSALEAMISGDDYLAMSDGDALRQLEAEYRLADNAHIASGAGRLRWKLAERWRAGIEEHARQADLLRSLLKDGRVTLAALTAQAPGLVPMLVPVWSVSPYLMTGLLPAEQKFDAVVILDAEATSLQAVLPAVARARQVIAFGDDKIASPRTFTVAVERLAAGEQSHQSVESAFTALSAVLPTAPLRSVYRAVDEDLVLQLSKNFYDGGLRRLPEGQSATGLDRALTVEYLPDGTGLPSADHEGVESVVAEVNRVVELVFEHARLRPRTSLAVVTASLRHAARIGESIRLQLPNHLSLSGFFTAGDESFRVVDLERAQGLVRDRVIFSPGYGRTPHGRALHSFGPLSAEGGRAKFALAMTRARQSLHVLTCFKPEDLDRTRLAHGAVDLFELLDREISGNTDLGTPASRAAASEQALGADPLVADLGDRLRARGARVWHQYDGAIDVVAAADPLSTMGQDEADIPRPVAIESDGTEQYRQMTVRERSRLRPQLLERLGWRYMPLWTIEVFTDPSACADRIGGYLGLEKPALPARSVGAPGFFLDDDVSTLAVGNFDSEAGEETGYANMDDRFGDAANGDGPNGSDADMSGWDAPGRNATEASSEHAVPQHAVSEGSDQTVSDETDTDQQDVDQAEAHRARVAPADGGPAAYDAAGAGVGFRSEARQDGLATERKEGPL, encoded by the coding sequence ATGCCCGTATGGTCCAAGGCGTCATCACGCGCAAGCGCAGAAAAGAAGGCAGTAGTGTCAGTAGGTCAGGTCGACTCCGAGGGTTCGGAGGAGCTCAGGAAGTGGCTGTCCGGGCTCAAGCCCGTTACAGGGGCAGACACCATGCTGCGCTTCACCAAGACGCCCGAAGGTTCCATCGACCTCACGCACGCGCACCCTTCGGGCCTGGCGCAGCTGATGGCCGGGCGGCGGACGCGGCTCTCCACGCTGATCCGCGACCAGCAGCAGTACGTCGTGGCCGCACGGGCCTGCCGGAACCTGCGCTCGAAGATTTTCGAACTGGCCAATGACCGCGGCATCGAGGCCGGGTACTTTTCGGCCGGTACGGTGGTGTGGACCTCCGCCGTCGGCGGCAAGCCGCAGCGCGTCTCGGCACCGGTGATGCTGACCGCCATGTCGCTGACCATCCGGCCCGGCGAAGACGACTACGAACTCCAGCTCACGGAGCAGGCGCGTATCAACCCCGCCCTGATCCGTCACCTCAAGACCATCCACGGGATCGTGTTCGACGTGAACGCAGTGACCCGGATGGCGTACAGTACCGCTCGTTTCGACCCCCTGCCCGTGCTGGACCGGATCAGCACCTTGGTCAAGCCGATCCACGGCGCCGAGGTGGAGCACAACCTGCTGGTCTCGACCTTCGCCGACCTTTCGGGGAACCTCGACGATCCGTGGATCAACGGGCAGAACACGCTGGTGGCCTCGCTGGCCAAGGCGGCGGCGGGTGAAGTCGTGGACGTGCCCGCGCTCGAGCCCGGACGCTTTCCGAGCGTGGACGAGCGTGACCCTGCTGAGGAGCTCCTGCTCCTCGACGCCGACACCGACCAGCAGTATGTGATCGACGCCGTTCGTGCAGGGGACTCCCTGGTGGTGAGCAGCCCGCCCGGCACCGGCCAGACGCAGACGGCCATCAACACCATTGGTGCCCTCGTGGACGAAGGCAAGACCGTCCTGGTGGTGGGGGACCGACGTGCCAGCCTCAACGAAGTGGCCGGACGTCTCGAAAACCTGGGCCTGGACTCCATCCTTTTCCAGCTGTCCGGAAACGCCGCGCCGCAGCAGCTCAAGGGACAGCTGGTGCGCGCCATCGTGCGCAACGAGAAGGCCCAGGAGCCGCAGCTCGGCAGCCTGCACAAGACCCTCACCGAGCACCGCCACGCGCTTGTGGACCACGTCGCGTCGCTGCACAACGTCCGGCAGCGGTGGGGCTGCTCGCCGTACCAGGCCATGCAGTCGCTCGCGGAGCTGACGTCCATCCAGCCGGCTCCGGCCACCACCGTACGCCTGAAGCGCAGCGTCCTGGACAGCATCCGGGACCGCGAGGAGCTGGCTGGCCGGCTGAAACGTGCCGCCGAACTCGGTGCGTTCAGCAGGGCATCCACCACCAGCCCCTGGCACGGGGCGCGGCTGGTGACGCGCAAGGAAACCGAGGAAGCCCAGGAGCTGGCGCGTGCGGTGGCGAACAAGCTGCCGCTGCTGCAGGACCGGATGAAGGATGTGGCCAGCCACGCCGAAATCCGGCTGGGCACCACCTTTGCCGAATGGGGCTCCCAGCTCAAGCTTTTGGTGGCCGTCCGCGAAAGCCTGGACAAGTTCACCCCGGATATCTTTGACCGGCCCGTGACCGACCTTATTTCCGCGACCGCGTCGTCCTCCTGGCGCAGGGAGCGGGGCATCGACATGGCCTCCATGCAGCGGTCCCGCCTGCGCCGGGTGGCCAAGGAGTATGTCCGACCCGGTGTGCACATTGCCGACCTTCACAGTTCGCTGGTGCTGGTGCAGGAACAGCGTGCCCAGTGGGCCGGGTACGCCACCACGCAGCGGCACCCGGCCGTCCCCTCCGGCCTGGCCGAGATCAGCATCATGCACCGCGGACTGACCCGCGAGATGAAGATGCTGGGTGAGGCCCTGCGGCATACCGCTGCCGGCGGCTCGCTCGAAAACGTTCCTTACCCGGAGCTCATGGAGCGCCTCGAACGGCTGGTCGCGGACACGCAGACACTGCAGACCCTGCCCGAGCGCACACTGCTCATCGAGAACATGCGCGAGCACGGGCTGGGCGAACTGCTTGCAGACCTCTCGGAACGCGAGGTCGGTGCCGGGTCCGTCGCTGCCGAACTCGACCTCGCCTGGTGGCAGTCGGCGCTCGAAGCGATGATCAGCGGCGACGACTACCTGGCCATGTCCGACGGCGACGCGCTGCGCCAGCTTGAGGCGGAGTACCGGCTCGCCGACAACGCCCACATCGCCAGCGGCGCAGGCCGGCTGCGGTGGAAGCTGGCCGAGCGTTGGCGTGCCGGGATCGAGGAGCATGCCCGCCAGGCCGACCTGCTCCGCAGCCTGCTCAAGGACGGGCGTGTCACGCTGGCTGCGCTGACGGCACAGGCACCCGGGTTGGTTCCCATGCTGGTGCCTGTCTGGTCGGTCAGTCCCTACCTCATGACCGGACTCCTGCCTGCCGAGCAAAAGTTCGACGCCGTGGTGATCCTCGACGCGGAGGCGACGTCGCTGCAGGCGGTCCTCCCCGCCGTCGCCCGTGCCCGGCAGGTGATCGCGTTTGGCGACGACAAGATCGCCAGCCCGCGAACTTTTACCGTTGCGGTGGAGCGGCTCGCTGCCGGCGAGCAGTCGCACCAGAGCGTCGAAAGTGCGTTCACGGCGCTTTCTGCGGTGCTGCCGACGGCGCCGCTGCGCTCCGTCTACCGCGCGGTGGACGAGGACCTGGTGCTGCAGCTGAGCAAGAACTTTTACGACGGCGGCCTCCGCCGCCTCCCCGAGGGCCAGTCGGCCACCGGACTGGACCGTGCGCTGACGGTGGAGTACCTGCCCGACGGCACCGGTCTGCCCAGCGCCGACCATGAGGGCGTCGAATCGGTGGTGGCCGAGGTGAACCGGGTGGTGGAACTGGTGTTCGAGCACGCGCGGCTCCGGCCCCGGACCTCGCTGGCGGTGGTGACTGCCAGCCTCCGGCACGCGGCCCGCATCGGTGAGTCCATCCGGCTGCAGCTGCCCAACCATCTGTCGCTGTCCGGGTTCTTTACGGCAGGTGATGAATCCTTCCGGGTGGTGGACCTGGAGCGCGCCCAGGGGCTTGTCCGCGACCGCGTGATCTTCTCGCCGGGCTACGGGCGGACGCCGCACGGCCGCGCCCTGCACAGCTTCGGCCCGCTGTCCGCCGAGGGCGGCAGGGCCAAGTTTGCCCTGGCCATGACCCGGGCTCGGCAGTCGCTGCATGTGCTGACGTGCTTCAAGCCAGAGGACCTTGACCGGACGCGGCTGGCCCACGGCGCCGTCGACCTCTTCGAACTCCTCGACCGGGAGATCTCGGGCAACACCGACCTGGGGACACCTGCCTCCCGGGCGGCTGCCAGCGAACAGGCGCTGGGGGCCGATCCGCTGGTGGCCGACCTCGGCGACCGGCTGCGTGCCCGCGGCGCCCGCGTCTGGCACCAGTACGACGGTGCCATCGACGTGGTGGCCGCAGCTGATCCGCTCAGCACCATGGGCCAGGACGAGGCCGACATTCCACGTCCGGTAGCCATCGAATCGGACGGCACCGAGCAGTACCGCCAGATGACTGTCCGGGAACGCAGCCGGCTGCGCCCGCAGCTGCTGGAACGGCTCGGCTGGCGGTACATGCCGCTGTGGACCATCGAGGTCTTCACCGATCCCTCGGCCTGCGCCGACAGGATCGGCGGATACCTCGGGCTTGAGAAGCCGGCCCTTCCCGCGCGCTCTGTAGGTGCGCCGGGATTCTTCCTGGATGACGACGTCAGCACCCTCGCCGTGGGCAATTTCGACTCTGAGGCGGGGGAAGAGACCGGATACGCGAACATGGATGATCGTTTCGGCGACGCCGCGAACGGCGACGGCCCGAACGGTAGCGATGCGGACATGAGTGGCTGGGACGCACCAGGCCGGAACGCAACGGAAGCGTCTTCGGAGCACGCGGTCCCGCAGCACGCGGTGTCGGAGGGGTCGGACCAGACCGTTTCGGATGAGACGGACACTGATCAGCAGGACGTGGATCAGGCAGAGGCTCATCGGGCCAGGGTTGCCCCCGCAGACGGCGGCCCTGCTGCTTACGACGCAGCCGGCGCCGGAGTGGGCTTCCGTTCGGAAGCCAGGCAGGACGGGCTGGCCACGGAACGGAAGGAGGGCCCGCTGTGA
- a CDS encoding NAD(P)H-binding protein — translation MVRICVAGGTGEAGREVVRQALDLGHAVAVLSRNPPLPGARGYYDGAAYFRADVTTGEGVPEALAGAGVVIDCLEARTGKALRHYAAGGALLLGEAAAAGVTRAVQLSIVNCDQSTLSYYRSKADKERVYSRSLLETRTVRATQFHSLLAGIFGAGSRAGLVPVIKGARFQTISPAEVASALLAEALAPPSGGSHTLQTVGGPEVLGMRSLAGTWKRITGARGLVTELPLPGSAGRFLREGRNLVPDRRYGDTTFEAWLANRRENL, via the coding sequence GTGGTCCGCATCTGCGTTGCCGGCGGTACCGGCGAAGCCGGCCGTGAGGTGGTGCGCCAGGCCCTTGACCTGGGGCACGCCGTCGCCGTTCTGAGCCGGAACCCGCCGCTTCCGGGGGCCAGGGGCTATTACGACGGCGCCGCTTACTTCCGCGCGGACGTCACCACCGGAGAAGGGGTGCCGGAAGCGCTGGCGGGTGCCGGCGTCGTGATCGATTGCCTCGAAGCCCGGACCGGCAAAGCGTTGAGGCACTATGCTGCTGGCGGCGCACTGCTGCTCGGTGAAGCGGCGGCGGCGGGTGTTACCCGCGCCGTCCAGCTGTCCATCGTCAACTGCGACCAGAGCACCCTTTCCTATTACCGGTCAAAGGCGGACAAGGAGCGCGTGTACTCGAGATCCTTGCTGGAGACCCGCACCGTGCGGGCTACGCAGTTCCACAGCCTGCTGGCGGGGATTTTCGGTGCGGGTTCCCGCGCCGGGCTTGTGCCGGTGATCAAGGGTGCCCGGTTCCAGACCATCTCGCCTGCCGAAGTGGCGTCGGCGCTGCTCGCAGAGGCCCTGGCACCGCCTTCCGGTGGTTCCCACACCCTGCAGACGGTCGGAGGGCCGGAGGTGCTGGGCATGCGATCGCTGGCCGGCACCTGGAAGCGGATAACCGGCGCCAGAGGCCTGGTTACCGAACTGCCGCTGCCGGGATCCGCAGGCAGATTTCTGCGTGAAGGACGGAACCTGGTGCCGGACCGGCGGTACGGAGACACGACATTTGAGGCCTGGTTGGCAAACCGGCGAGAAAATTTGTAG
- a CDS encoding GNAT family protein codes for MRVSHIWPVTLECGDLVLRPIRYRDRKEWTDVRSRNSDWLAPWEASNPIPGGALPDYRQMVRSLKTQAAQATALPFVIAEWTPGHRDPVIVGQLTVSSIVWGSAMMATLGYWVDKDRAGHGIAPTAVAMATDHCFRTLGLHRMEINIRPENRPSLRVVEKLGFRDEGYRPRFLHINGEWADHRSFALTSEEIPEGLLSRWLRVRPA; via the coding sequence ATGAGGGTCAGCCACATCTGGCCGGTCACGCTGGAATGCGGTGACCTTGTCCTGCGGCCCATCAGGTACCGGGACAGGAAGGAATGGACTGACGTCCGTTCCCGCAACAGCGACTGGCTTGCGCCCTGGGAGGCCTCCAACCCGATCCCGGGCGGGGCCCTGCCCGATTACCGGCAGATGGTCCGGTCCCTGAAAACCCAGGCCGCCCAGGCGACGGCGCTGCCCTTTGTGATCGCGGAGTGGACACCTGGGCACCGTGACCCGGTCATCGTGGGCCAGCTGACGGTTTCCTCCATTGTCTGGGGATCCGCCATGATGGCGACGCTCGGCTACTGGGTGGACAAGGACCGCGCCGGCCACGGGATCGCCCCCACGGCGGTGGCGATGGCCACCGACCACTGTTTCCGGACCCTTGGCCTGCACCGGATGGAAATCAACATCCGTCCCGAAAACCGTCCCAGCCTGCGCGTCGTGGAAAAGCTCGGTTTCAGGGACGAGGGCTACCGCCCGCGCTTCCTGCACATCAACGGGGAATGGGCGGACCACCGCTCCTTCGCACTGACTTCAGAGGAGATACCGGAAGGGCTCCTCAGTCGCTGGCTGCGGGTCCGGCCTGCCTGA
- the galU gene encoding UTP--glucose-1-phosphate uridylyltransferase GalU, which produces MTTTNCSVRKAVIPAAGLGTRFLPATKAMPKEMLPVVDKPAIQYVVEEAVKVGLSDVLMITGRNKRALEDHFDRVPALEATLEAKGDTAKLESIQAASNLGDIHYVRQGDPKGLGHAVLRARQHVGYEPFAVLLGDDLIDARDELLSVMIDVQAKTGGSVVALIEVEPSQISAYGCADISEIEGEGFVKINKLVEKPDVDEAPSNLAVIGRYVLHPDVFDVLEKTEPGRGGEIQLTDALQELASRDGEGGGVYGVVFRGRRYDTGDKLSYLKACVELAIDSDDLGPGLREWLPQVAARLSE; this is translated from the coding sequence GTGACTACCACTAATTGTTCAGTCCGCAAGGCCGTAATCCCCGCTGCTGGGCTCGGCACCAGGTTCCTGCCTGCCACCAAGGCCATGCCCAAGGAGATGCTGCCGGTGGTTGACAAGCCGGCCATCCAGTACGTCGTCGAGGAGGCCGTCAAAGTGGGCCTGAGCGACGTCCTGATGATCACCGGACGCAACAAGCGTGCGCTCGAGGACCACTTCGACCGCGTTCCGGCGCTTGAGGCCACGCTGGAGGCCAAGGGCGACACCGCCAAGCTGGAATCGATCCAGGCCGCGAGCAACCTGGGCGACATCCACTACGTCCGCCAGGGTGACCCCAAGGGACTGGGCCACGCGGTGCTGCGTGCCCGCCAGCACGTGGGCTACGAGCCGTTCGCCGTTCTCCTCGGTGACGACCTCATCGATGCCCGTGACGAGCTCCTCAGCGTCATGATCGACGTGCAGGCCAAGACCGGCGGTTCTGTCGTGGCCCTCATCGAGGTGGAGCCGTCCCAGATCAGTGCCTACGGCTGCGCTGACATCTCCGAAATTGAGGGCGAAGGCTTCGTCAAGATCAACAAGCTGGTGGAGAAGCCGGACGTCGACGAGGCGCCGTCCAACCTGGCTGTCATCGGCCGCTACGTGCTCCACCCCGATGTATTCGACGTGCTGGAAAAGACCGAACCCGGCCGCGGCGGGGAGATCCAGCTCACGGATGCCCTGCAGGAGCTGGCCAGCAGGGATGGCGAAGGCGGCGGCGTGTACGGCGTGGTCTTCCGCGGCCGCCGCTACGATACCGGGGACAAGCTCAGTTACCTCAAGGCCTGCGTGGAGCTCGCCATCGACAGCGACGACCTCGGACCCGGTTTGCGTGAGTGGCTTCCGCAGGTTGCCGCCCGTTTGTCCGAATAA
- a CDS encoding FmdB family zinc ribbon protein produces the protein MPTYAYACKDCSHAFDIVQSFTDSTLTSCPECQGTLRKKFNSVGVVFKGSGFYRTDSRDSKGSTVSPSPAASAPATPAASSSSASSAAPAAAAAS, from the coding sequence GTGCCCACGTATGCCTATGCCTGCAAGGATTGCAGCCATGCCTTCGACATCGTGCAGTCTTTCACCGACAGCACTCTGACGTCCTGCCCCGAGTGCCAGGGCACGCTGCGCAAGAAGTTCAACAGCGTGGGCGTTGTCTTCAAGGGCTCCGGCTTCTACCGGACTGATTCGCGCGATTCCAAGGGAAGCACCGTTTCGCCTTCCCCCGCTGCGTCAGCGCCGGCCACCCCTGCGGCTTCCTCGTCCTCTGCCTCATCCGCTGCCCCGGCAGCTGCCGCCGCGAGCTAG
- the zapE gene encoding AFG1/ZapE family ATPase produces MAGFHRGLVITPGTERQLGACGLFRPSPSQRDVLPLPTGPLAVRGADPDILWVGFAELCSASRTAADYLLLAQRFPALVVDGIPSPSAETAASKAGWQRFQALLDVLHGQDITPFLIAPGPLGSPFGEPEGSAHGEVGAVLSLIGERLSMLRRIESDEQLADEQSGGC; encoded by the coding sequence GTGGCCGGTTTTCACCGGGGCCTGGTCATCACGCCCGGCACGGAACGGCAGCTGGGCGCGTGCGGGCTCTTCAGGCCTTCGCCTTCCCAGCGGGACGTACTGCCCCTGCCCACCGGTCCCCTGGCGGTCAGGGGCGCCGACCCGGACATCCTGTGGGTGGGCTTCGCCGAGCTGTGCAGCGCGTCGAGGACAGCGGCGGACTATCTTCTGCTGGCGCAGCGGTTCCCGGCCTTGGTGGTGGACGGCATACCCTCACCTTCTGCAGAGACCGCGGCGAGCAAGGCTGGGTGGCAGAGGTTCCAGGCTTTGCTCGACGTCCTCCACGGGCAGGACATCACGCCGTTCCTCATCGCGCCGGGACCGCTTGGCAGCCCCTTTGGTGAGCCGGAGGGCAGCGCCCATGGGGAAGTGGGCGCCGTCCTGTCCCTTATCGGAGAGCGGCTCTCCATGCTTCGCCGGATCGAGTCGGACGAGCAGTTGGCGGATGAGCAGTCCGGCGGCTGCTAG
- the cpaB gene encoding Flp pilus assembly protein CpaB — MPATGIFPARASRPAVRPARRNALPASAARPRPRGRRLAGWLNRNRRLAVALLLCAAAGIAVHQLTPAPAQTVRVLAAARDLPAGVNLGGSDVRTVSVPPAMVPEGTFADSAGLAGRQLAAPLRQGQLLTDAQLVGPGLLTGAPPGSAAVPLRMADPSSIQLVSPGQLVNVVLTSGNGYEQASTSKVLAQSVPVLWTSGQEGQSGQWLAAGDSDGLLVVAATPAQASALAGASTQGKLFFVLVGSGAR, encoded by the coding sequence ATGCCAGCTACCGGAATCTTCCCCGCGAGGGCATCGCGCCCGGCCGTTCGTCCTGCACGCCGCAACGCCTTGCCCGCTTCCGCCGCCCGTCCCCGCCCGCGCGGAAGGCGCCTCGCCGGGTGGCTGAACCGCAACCGCCGCCTGGCCGTGGCGCTCCTCCTCTGCGCAGCCGCCGGGATCGCCGTCCACCAGCTCACTCCTGCCCCTGCCCAGACCGTGCGCGTCCTGGCCGCTGCCCGTGACCTTCCGGCCGGAGTGAACCTCGGCGGGAGTGACGTCAGGACCGTCAGCGTCCCGCCGGCCATGGTCCCGGAGGGGACCTTTGCCGACAGCGCCGGGCTGGCCGGCAGGCAGCTGGCAGCGCCGCTTCGCCAGGGCCAGCTCCTCACCGATGCACAGCTCGTTGGGCCGGGCCTGCTGACGGGAGCGCCGCCCGGGTCCGCCGCGGTCCCGCTCCGGATGGCCGACCCGTCCTCCATCCAGCTGGTGTCCCCCGGCCAGCTCGTGAACGTGGTCCTGACAAGCGGCAACGGCTATGAGCAGGCATCAACATCCAAAGTACTCGCCCAATCAGTGCCCGTTCTCTGGACCTCCGGTCAGGAAGGCCAAAGCGGCCAATGGCTTGCTGCCGGGGACTCGGACGGGCTGTTGGTGGTGGCGGCCACCCCTGCGCAAGCCAGTGCGCTGGCAGGTGCGTCCACCCAGGGAAAGCTGTTTTTCGTGCTGGTGGGATCCGGTGCCCGGTGA
- a CDS encoding 5-formyltetrahydrofolate cyclo-ligase, translating to MPTGTMPSKDGIRSQHRQIRATMTATDLAMAGEGIATHGLPWAEAIAAGRPATFTAYLGVDFEPPTLPLLHALHEAGHSILLPVCEPDRELSWVFWTPDSEFVRSRYAPIQEPAGERHGLDTVRTAAGMFMPATAVDRSGNRIGQGGGYYDKFLAAANAGGLHLPKAAIIYDAELLPAQTIPAEDFDRPVEAVLMPSGLVAFA from the coding sequence ATGCCAACAGGGACCATGCCGTCGAAGGACGGGATCCGTTCGCAGCACCGGCAGATCCGGGCCACGATGACAGCAACAGACCTCGCAATGGCCGGCGAGGGCATCGCTACCCATGGTCTGCCCTGGGCCGAGGCCATCGCTGCGGGCAGGCCAGCCACCTTCACCGCCTACCTCGGCGTCGATTTCGAACCGCCGACCCTTCCCCTGCTGCACGCGCTGCATGAGGCTGGCCACAGCATCCTGCTCCCGGTCTGCGAACCGGACCGGGAGCTCAGCTGGGTCTTCTGGACCCCGGACAGCGAGTTCGTCCGCAGCAGGTATGCGCCCATTCAGGAACCGGCAGGCGAGCGCCACGGCCTGGACACGGTGCGGACTGCCGCCGGAATGTTCATGCCGGCCACTGCGGTGGACCGCAGCGGCAACAGAATCGGGCAGGGCGGCGGCTATTACGACAAGTTCCTGGCCGCAGCCAATGCCGGCGGGCTGCACCTCCCGAAGGCTGCCATCATCTACGACGCTGAGCTCCTGCCCGCTCAGACCATCCCGGCCGAAGACTTCGACCGTCCCGTCGAGGCAGTGCTCATGCCCTCCGGTCTGGTAGCCTTCGCGTGA